ATAGCACTATTCATATTCATCTGGtccacaataccattatattagtaatattttattttcatataatttaaatttaaatttaaattaaatcagttgatgaatgagagagaaaaattatttttttatgctaagaactcaaaaagtaaaactcattatcagtgttatcagactcgacCCATATATCGACTCGGTCAGGGCACTAGGTCAATGGGTCACTGGTCTGACCACTaggtcactggttgaaccgtttgacactaaaaaaatttaaaaaattcataataccataacaaaatgtcacaaaatatgatatacattaaaataaaataaatgccACAAGTAAATATTGTCACTTTTGAAATCATGGTTTTAGTTAGTTTATGTGATGATGTTTTATATATTTGTAATGATTCATGAATAAtaataagaaattttttttaatatatttttgatTGGGTTTCGtgttatattttaatcaatACTTAGCTTTTTCTTACTCTTTTCATGGTTATTTTGTTATTTAACAACCAATTCATGATTTAATAGcttattttagtaaaaaaattgaaactatCTTATTTTAGCCATTTAAATCAAGCAATTTTACCACATATTGAAAGCTAGTTTTTTAATTCTTACGCATATTCTATAGTTTTATTAGtactaattattaattttttgttttttatatatataataaattgtaTCAATGCTACCAAAACAGTTAGGTTAGCCTAGATCTAAGCTTCCTTGTTTGCCTCCTACATGTAAGAGGTTCGAATCCTTCCtagacacttttttttttccttttttatggAACTAAGGAATGttgtttgacaaaaaaaaaagatgtcgGAAAAAAAATCTGGTGACTCGCCGGTTCATCAAAAAACCGGCCGGGTCACCGGTTTCACGGTTAAAGCGGCCGAGCCAAACTGGTTCACAACAGACCAATTGCATGCCGATCCGATACTCGGACCGAATAACATTGCTccttagagcatcttcaatgctagttcttatttcttagttcttagcactatttatgtgggcccgtattgccacatgtgcttaagcaactttcaagcaattttgctccaaccatgagttcttagttcttactactattcatttggtctcaccaaccacattatttatactttttattttcataaagtaaaaaataaaactcataaagtaataaagtaatttgaatgagagagaaataattaatattttaagctaagaactcaaaaagtaaaactccttatataagaactgagttcttatttttaagaactaaggctCCGTTTggtaaagaagagagagatagagtagagagagtagagaagagagaagttgagtagagagaaataagtgagaaatagagtggatttataggttgtttggtgtgatagagataaagaagagagagatgagaaataatgaggtggaagagagagaaaaaaaaacacttttgattaaaaaacattttttaaaacgAAAAAGTCAACAATGCAGATAGCGGCTGTTCTAAACCACCACTAACTgccaagaaaaggaaaaaataaataatagtgGCGGTTTCGAACCGCCACTATCTTCACtcaaatcggaaaaaaaaaatagcaccTGCACGTGAATCTCTTCGCGTTTTGCGAAGAGGTTAAAAAGTTGGTTTTTCCCaccctctatctctctctcaccTACAGTAATTTCAAACCAAACAACCATACATACTCCATCTCTCTCCTATCTTTCTCTTCCCTCaatctcttctccatctctatgcaaccaaacaaagcataagagcttcatgtcagcacctccaatggtaaagttcttagttcttagttcttaactcaaaaataagaactaagaaccttgcattggagatgcttagttcttatttttaagaactaattaAGAACTTAATGTCAGCctcctccaatggttaagaactcagttcttagttcttatctcAGAAATAAGAACTTTAGTTCTTAGCTCAtaaataagaactaaaaactttgcattggagatgctctaagaattagttcttatttttaagaactaaaaacaCCATGTCAATCATTTTCCAATGCTTAATGCCTAATTTTTAGTTATTTACTTAAGAACTCACTTTTAAAaattagcattggagatgctctaagcaCTAAATGATATAGCAGGTTTTTTGGTTTCTTGTTTTGTTAATACTACGGTATAAAATGTTTAATTGCCACCACATAATAATAAATGCCCATAACTTTATAATTTTACCTTCAATGTCACTATAACTTTAACTTTGTCAAGTTGTGTTATGAAGTTGTAATCCTCTTTTTCTCTTGATCTTAATTTATCCACTTTAACACAATATGGATTCAACCAGTTGTAGACCACAAGGAGAAactaaaagaagaaagaaatggaAAGACTTATTTGTAACTATCTAATTTACTTTTTGTTTTCACTCTGCAAATAATATGAACTCCTCGGtcgaataattatatcttcacacctcattttttaggtgtggagaggtggaggaagagagaaataagacaaaattagagaaaaagtaaatatgtgatatgtgatttgattgatagagagaAATAATAGAAAGTGAAAGTGGAAAAAGAGTGGAaagatgtgtatatatcataactcccTCAGGTCAATAACATTAAGCCTTTACATTTCTAGTAATGTctcatatttaaattttatgtgTGAAAAAAATTTACCAGAAGAATTTACCCCACTAAGACATGGATGTTTGTGACTTCAATAGAGAATTGACCCCGTAAAAAATATATGtattaaaaagaaattaaactctAGCAATTGATGGAAAATTTCCAAAGAAAAATCAAGAAGGCAATCATTTTCTCACCAACCCTAAGCACTTGATAAAACATTGAGTCTAGTTTAAGGTCAATAATTTGATATTTTCACCCTATTGTGCTAAAGATGAGATTAGAAGATATTATCTTCAAAATGCTACATGTCAAGTCAAAGAGATTAGTTTTTTACAAAGacaatttgaaaataattaacttTCATAGGTTCAACACAATTGAGTTGGCTTTAATATACTACCGGTGATAACTATAAAGTTGAAAGAATTTTCTGTACTACGATTATTATTAAGATGTGAAATTATAGGAAAAATGAATGGTTGAATAGTTGTATAATCACGCAAAATTATAAGTGTATACTACCCACATAACTTGAAATTTCTAAATCCGTGCGTGTGTAAGTCTCGATATACGATTCAGTGGTATATCAATCAAACACTCTTTTATTCTATCAACTAAGGACAGGATTGCGTATTTCATCAAAAAGTAAGAGTGATAAAAAATAAAGGTCATACAAATATAAAATAACGTGAGGTTCAATTCTTAGTTTTATTCTTGCCGTGTAGTAACAAAAGGATCCATTCCAATTTTTGCTGTACTTGTAAGTTGTAATACCAAGAAAAGAATCTAGTATGAACCATAAATAATATGCCAATTGCCAAAAAAAACCAAATGAAAACGCAGTACACACTCAATTAATCTTTGCAATACCATAAATGGCTTTCTCAGCAACTTTCCCTACTTCATTCACAATCCAAAGTAGCTCAGTGTATGCACAAAAATCAAATCCAACTCAATCATATCCAAAGACCTCGTTAGACCCACTACCCATAATTGGGAAGAAACTCGTTTACAATCCTCTAAGGTACAACAAAGTGTTTTCTCCCAAGAGATCATGTGCTGGCAAAGTGAATGCATCAATGAAGTGGGAGAAAGGTTATGCAAACGTTGAGGTGTTCAGTAAGGAGCATCTTGCTGTGTCGTTGGCTTATGATGTTGCTCAACTCTCTAACAGATTCACCAAAGAGAGAGGTGCTTTCACTGTTGTTTTATCTGGCGGCTCACTCATCAAGTACCTCAGGTGACTGTTACAAGGgcattttattcattttaattCCATTGTAAAAGAGATGCATGCACTTCTTTTATagataaagttaattgataagtaaagtaaaatctaaaaatgtagtatttaccttaaataacatgataataatctattaaattattCAATACGGGTAcaatacccaaaaaaaattctggGTAACACAGAATTTACCAACTATCTCTCTGTTTCTCCTCTGTTCTCcacttttatatattttatatattttaggaAATTGGCTGAAACTCCCTATGCTGAATCCATAGAGTGGTCAAAGTGGCATGTTTTCTGGGTGGATGAGAGAGTCGTGGCAAAGGATGACTTGGAAAGTAATTATAAGCTTGCCTATGATGGATTTCTCTCCAAGGTAAGTCCCTGCATTGTGCCATAGATATTTTAGCTTCAAGAATTAATAAGGATGGTTTCAAACTAACTATTTAGATTTTGGATGCGGGATTGTCGATCTAAATCACCCATGTAGATTACTAACCTACAACTCAATGAATAAATacgatttttttaaaataaataaaatatagaaatttcaactcacttaatttcaatgtgattgaatgatgaattatttaactcAAAATTTCTCATAGGTTATTTAGACAACTCTTTTTGATGCTCATTAAATGTCAATTTTCTATCAGTTATTGGATAATAAATAACATTATAATAAATAACATTTGGATCAAATTTATTCAATtttgtaaatttatttttattcaatttcaaaaatagaaaaattcaaTTTGAGCAATTGAAACTATTTGCATTAAAATCATGCATTcctaaaaattaaacattttctATGCCATTGTTGTTTTTGAAGGTACCAATTCCTCCTGTAAATGTTTATGCCATTGATGATGCCCTATCACCTGATGGAGCAGCTGATGTTTGTGAAACAAATATCAGACGCTTGATTAAGAGTAATGTCATTGCTACATCAACAAATGGGTTTCCAAAATTTGATCTCATGCTTCTAGGTATGGGCCCGGATGGGCACGTGGCTTCATTGTTCCCAGGTCATCCTCTTCTTAAGGAGAATCAGAAATGGGTCACCTTCATCAAGGACTCCCCAAAACCACCGTCGGAAAGAATCACTTTTACCTTTCCAGTGATCAACTCTTCTTCGAACGTAGCAATGGTAGTGACCGGCGCAGGTAAAGCAAATGTCGTGCACTCTGCACTAGAGGATGATAATAAAACTGATGATAAGTTGCCTGTTGAGCTGGTCTCACCTGAAGGAGAAATGAAATGGTACTTGGATAAAGGTGCTGCTTCAAAGCTCTTTAAAGAGTAGAAGCATATGATATTCAAGTCAAATATAcctttatttattaataactaCTTTTTCCAATCATAATAAAATTGTCAGTAATAAAACCAACATCGCTTATAAATAGACCGCATAACAGTAGCGACCACACTCATACACT
This is a stretch of genomic DNA from Lotus japonicus ecotype B-129 chromosome 1, LjGifu_v1.2. It encodes these proteins:
- the LOC130734448 gene encoding probable 6-phosphogluconolactonase 4, chloroplastic; amino-acid sequence: MAFSATFPTSFTIQSSSVYAQKSNPTQSYPKTSLDPLPIIGKKLVYNPLRYNKVFSPKRSCAGKVNASMKWEKGYANVEVFSKEHLAVSLAYDVAQLSNRFTKERGAFTVVLSGGSLIKYLRKLAETPYAESIEWSKWHVFWVDERVVAKDDLESNYKLAYDGFLSKVPIPPVNVYAIDDALSPDGAADVCETNIRRLIKSNVIATSTNGFPKFDLMLLGMGPDGHVASLFPGHPLLKENQKWVTFIKDSPKPPSERITFTFPVINSSSNVAMVVTGAGKANVVHSALEDDNKTDDKLPVELVSPEGEMKWYLDKGAASKLFKE